GTGGAATCCTGCTGTTGAAAATCAGGCAACAGACAGGGCTTACAGAATAGGGCAGGATAAAAACGTAATGGTTCACAGACTTATTACTCTTGGAACCTTTGAAGAAAAAATCGATGAGATAATTAAATCCAAAAAAGAGCTTGCAGATTTAACCGTTTCAACAGGCGAAAACTGGATTACAGAAATGTCAAATACAGATTTGCGGGATATATTTACGCTTTATAAAAAATAAAGAGCGTTTTGGCTCAGACTTACTGATAATCTGTCTCAAACTAACTGTCTTTTTACAACCGCTTTGCGAATTCTTATTTTTACAAAAAACATTGTCTAGCGTTGAAGCGGCGGTTTCGTCAGCTTTTTTCATTATGTGAGAATAAATATCCGTAGTTGTTGAAACATTGGAATGCCCTAAACGCTTACTTATTGTGGTTTGTCCGGACTTTTGGGAATTTTGCCAAGTTACCTCTTCTCCGCTTGTCGCCTAAATATAAGGCAGGTTTTTTCGCTTCCGAGTTGACGAGAAAAATGCCGGATTTAGTCACTTTTTTGGCAATTTTTTTCCAAAAAATAAATATAAAGTTTTACAAATTGAAGCCTGTATTATAGACGTGCTTTGAGTTTTAGCGAGCAAGCATAAAACCGGACTTTTTTTGCCAAGTTGGCATTTCTGAAAAAGCCGGAAGTTTTACTTTATGTGTGCAGGCGGAAGTTTAAACCTGTTTTAAAAGAGCTAATACGCTAATAACCTAAAAAAATCAGTTTTGAATCTCTAAATAAACTATGCTTAAAGTAGTTAAATCTAAAATGATAATTATTAATCTCTCTGTGGTTTACATGTAGGTGGAATTCAGTTTTAAAGTCGGAAGAATATTTAAGAATTTTCGCTGGATTTTTAACAGATATTTAACCGGCAGTTAAAAATACTTTAATCATTGTTTAAAGTTGGAAGCACTTATGAGAATTAACATATTTTTTCAGCTAAAATATGTTAATTCTATAAAGAAATAAGTCTGATTATTACAATAACAAGACTTATTTTTAATAATTTTTAAAATTGGTATTCTGTTTTTAGCTGACCATCAGGCAGTTCAAAAACAATTTTTCCGTTGATAGAATAAACGTTAGGAATTCCCTGACGTCTGTTTTCTTCTTGGGCTTTTTTAACAGCTCTGTTAAAGATTTTTGATATTTCAAATGTCTTTTTGTATTCATTATTTGTCATTGAATAACATCCTTAATCAGCAGTTCAAAAGTTGCTTCATCCAGTACATTATAATCGTCTTTAGTTCCATTTGCAATTAGCTCTGTTTTTTCAATTCCGTTGTAAAAAATCATCCAATTATCAACAGTATCTTTATATTTATTCCAAAAATTGTTTTTGCTTCTGTAAAATCGTCTTATTACGTCCTCGTCCGGAATGTGGTGACCGCCTTTTAAAACTCTTGTTTTTATTCTGTTTATGCAGATTTCAGGACTATCAACAAATGAATATATAAGGGTGACTTCATAATTCAGATTTTTAGCTTTTTTAATAGTTTTAAGGTGGTTACTTCCG
The bacterium genome window above contains:
- a CDS encoding AAA family ATPase; translated protein: MTKVLYIIAGANGSGKSTLAGELLPEEQLEFLNADDIAREICPENIESVRISAGKEVYKRLESYFNQEISFAIETTLAGSNHLKTIKKAKNLNYEVTLIYSFVDSPEICINRIKTRVLKGGHHIPDEDVIRRFYRSKNNFWNKYKDTVDNWMIFYNGIEKTELIANGTKDDYNVLDEATFELLIKDVIQ